GATGTTTCCCGGAACGGGGCGGATGGGAGAGAGCTCCCCTGGTACGAGCAGTGACTGGCCAGACATGCCAGCGAGTCTAACCAGCGGTGGTGGGGCAGCATGGCGGGAGAGAGAGGAGCAGACCATGGCACTGTTCAAGAAGCGGACCGTCGGTAAACCGGGCGAGTGGTTCTACTGTCTGGAGCACAAGAAGGTCGAGGAGGGCCCCGACTGTCCGGGCAAGGACCGTTTCGGGCCCTATGGGTCCCGCGAGGAGGCCCAGCGGGCGATGGAGACCGCCGCCGAGCGGAACCTGGAGTGGGAGACCGACCCGAAGTGGCATGACAAGGACGCCGGCAGCGCCTGACCCGCCGCCGGGACTGCGGGGAACTGAACCACCACTGCGCGGCGGATATTTCCCGCCCACCCGTCGCCCTGCGGGGTGATCGGGTGGGTGGGTGGGAGACATCCGCCGCGTAGCGGCGGTTCAGCGCAGGTGCTACCACCGCGCCGGCGGTGGCGCCGTCAGCTGGTCGGCCAGCCGTGACAGCCGGTCACGCAGCCGCTTCCGGCCCCGCGCCGCCGGGAGCGAGTTCTCGCCCGTCGCCGCGCTCACCAGGTGCTGGACCATGTCCAGGTCCAGGTCGGGAGACTCTGGTACGGGCAGTGCCTCGTGGGCCATGGCCCGCAGATCGCTGTCGGCCGAGCCGAGGGCGAGCACCGTCGCCCCCGCCGCGCGGGCGTCGTGGACCCGGTCGAGGAGGTCCGCCCCCGGCGCGGCCGCGGGCGTGTCCGGCGCCACCACCAGCAGCGTCTCCCCGCGCCTTGCCGCCTCGATGCGGCCGAGCCCGGTCGACAGATGCGCGGGATCACCCTCCCGCACCCGGTGGCGTACGAGGGTCGGCGTCAGTTCCGGTGTCCCGGACCACGCCGCCTCGTCCACGAGATGCGCGGCCAGATGCCACGGCTCGTACTCCTCCGTGCCCACGAGCAGCAGCCCGCCCCCGTGCGGCACCACGGAGGACCGCAGCGTCCCCGCGAAGCGGCGCGTCGCGCCCACCCACTCGGTTCCCGCGAGCACTTCGCGCAGCAGCGCGACCCGTACGGCGTCCATGGGGTCGCATCCTGCCCCAACGTGTGACTCGTCAGGCGGAGTTCACCGGGAATTCGCCCGGGGTGGGGACTGACCGGGGATGGCTGATGAGACATCTGTTCCCTTCCGGGCCGGGCGCGAGGGCTATGCGAGCTTCCGGATCCCCGCCGTCGTCCGCACCCGCTCCGGCACCCTGCTGGCCTTCTGCGAGGGGAGAGTCGGCTCGCAGGCGGACTTCGGCAACATCGACGTCGTGCTGAAGCGGTCCAGCGACGGCGGCCGCACCTGGGGGCCGCTCCAGGTCGTCGCCCAGAACGGCACCAACCTCGCGGGCAACCCCGCCCCCGTCGTCCTGGACACCGGCCGGATCCTCCTCGTCCATGTCCGCAACGCCGCCGCCGCGACCGAGGACGCCATCCGGCGCGGCAAGGTCTCCGCCGCGAACGGGCGGCGGATCTGGGTCCGGCACAGTGACGACGACGCACTCACCTGGTCGGCCGCCAGGGAGATCACCGGGCAGGTGAAGAAGACGAACTGGCGGTGGTACGCGACCACGCCCGGCCACGCGATCCAGCTGACCGGCACCGCCGCGACCGGCCGGGTCGTCGTGCCCGCCAACCACTCCCTGCCGCCCTCCGGTACGGACGACGGCACCGAGGGCAAGTACAACGGCGGCCACTGCCTGCTCAGCGACGACCACGGACAGACCTGGCGCATCGGCTACGTCGACGACAACACCGACGGCTACGTGAACGTGAACGAGACCACCGCCGCCGAACTCCCCGACGGGCGGCTCTACTTCAACACCCGCAACGACTCGCCGTCCCCCGGCACCCGCGCCGACGCCCACTCCCTGGACGGCGGCCGGAGCCTGCTCAAGCCCTTCCGGCCGCAGGCAGGGCTCGTCGGCCCGGTCGTCGAATGCGGCGTGCTCCAGTTGCGCACGCCGGACGTGCTGCTGTTCTCCGGGCCCGCGGACCCAGGCTTCCGGGCCCTGATGACGGTGCGCCGCAGCCGCGACGGAGGCACCACGTGGCAGGACGCGTACACGGTGGACGGGCTGCCCGCCGCGTACTCCGATCTCGTGCGCGTCGACGACGGGACCGTCGGACTCCTCTACGAGACGGGCGACTTCAGCGCCTACGAGACGATCACGTTCCGGCGGATACCGGTGGCCGCGCTGGCCTGACTCGGGCGGCGACCGGGCGGTGAGTAAGGTCGGCCGCATGACCTCTAACGACAGTGTGCAGAAGCCCCCGGCCAAGGATCCCTGGGAGCTGCCCGACGTCTCCGGGCTCGTCGTCGGCGTGCTCGGCGGCACCGGCGACCAGGGCCGCGGCCTCGCCTACCGCCTGGCCCGCGCGGGCCAGAAGGTGATCATCGGCTCCCGCGCGGCCGAGCGCGCGCGGACCGCGGCCGACGAGCTGGGCCTCGGCGTCGAGGGCGCCGAGAACGCGGAGTGCGCGCGGCGCAGCGACATCGTGATCGTCGCCGTGCCGTGGGACGGGCACGGCAAGACCCTCGAAGCGCTGCGCGAGGAGCTGAGCGGCAAGCTCGTCATCGACTGCGTGAACCCGCTGGGCTTCGACAAGAAGGGCGCCTACGCCCTGAAGCCCGAGGAGGGCAGCGCAGCAGAGCAGGCCGCCGCCCTGCTGCCGGACTCCCGGGTGACGGCCGCCTTCCACCACCTGTCGGCGGTGCTGCTCCAGGACGCGGCCGTCGAGGAGATCGACACCGATGTGATGGTCCTGGGCGAGGTCCGCGCCGACACGGACATCGTCCAGGCGCTCGCCGCCCGCATCCCCGGCATGCGGGGCGTCTTCGCGGGGCGGCTGCGCAACGCGCACCAGGTCGAGTCCCTGGTGGCCAACCTGATCTCCGTGAACCGGCGCTACAAGGCCCACGCGGGGCTGCGCGTGACCGACGTCTAGGACGTAGCGGGCATGGGGGACACTGGTTGCGGACGCCGCATCGCGCGGCGGCCCGCCACCCCACGGACCGACCCCCGACAGGAGCCGACCCCCATGCCCCGCCTCGCTCTCTACGCCCTCGCGGTCTGCGCCCTCGCCGTCGCGGCGGCCGTGGTCTCCTTCGTCCAGGGCTACTGGATCGGCGTGATCTGGGTGCTGCTCGCCGGACTCTCGTCGAACATGGCGTGGTACTACCTGCGCCGCGCGAAGGCCGAGCGCAACGCCCGCGCCGCTACGAGTTGAGCGTGCAGGACTGGCTCGGGTCGCCGTCCCAGAAGCGGTAGAAGTCCTGGCCGCAGTAGGTCTCCAGGTCGCCCACGCCGAGCCCTCGCAGGATCGCGTCGATCGCGTCGAAGAAGGCGCCGTTCACCTCGGGGATCCACAGGATGCCGAAGACGGCGATCAGACCGAACGGCGCGAACGGCTCCACCTGGCGGCGGATCTTGTACGAGAGCCAGGGCTCGATGACGCCGTACCCGTCCAGGCCCGGGATGGGCAGCGAGTTCAGGATCGCGGCCGTCACCTGGAGCAGCGCGAGGAAGGCGAGCGCGAAGCGGAAGGTGTCCGGCACGCCGGAGAGCGAGTCCAGCCAGAAGGGCGCGGTGCAGACGACCGCGAAGAGCACGTTCGTCAGCGGGCCCGCCGCCGAGATCAGGCTGTGCTTCCACTTGCCCCGGATGCGGCCCCGCTCGATGAAGACGGCACCGCCGGGCAGGCCGATGCCACCCATGATCACGAAGAGCACCGGAAGCACGATGCTGAGCAGCGCGTGCGTGTACTTCAGCGGGTTGAGGGTCAGATAGCCCTTCGCGCCGACGGAGATGTCACCGCTGTGCAGGGCGGTGCGGGCGTGCGCGTACTCGTGCAGACAGAGCGAGACGATCCAGGCCGCCGTCACGAAGAGAAAGACCGCGAGCCCGGGATTGTCCGCGAACCCGGTCCATGCGGCCCAGCCGGAGACCGCGGTGACGGCGGCGATCCCGAGGAAGACGGGGCTGATCCGCCGGTCGCTGCTTCGGGTGGGAGCGGTGGTCATGGTGCGGGGCTCCTGGAGGTGGCGGGCCGGTTGTCGTACGGGAACGTACCCCGGCGTACGGCTAAAACGTCTCGCACTCGGCGGGGAGTTCCGGGGAGGGTGGGGGCATGACGCTGTGGGACGTGATGTACGACGACTGGCAGATGGAGTGCTGCGGGACGCCGTTCTCCGTGGGGGACGAGGTGGCGTGGCAGCTGGAGGGCGGTCCTGACCTCTACTCCGTGGAGCGGCACGGCGAGGAGGCACCGGACACGGTGGGCCGGGTCCGGTCGATCCGGATGGTGACCCGGGGCTTCGCCCGCGCGGCCGGCACGAACACGTTCGAACCCGTACCGGGCGAGGAGTGGCTCCGCTCCGTGGAGGCATGCCCGAAGTGGTTCACGGACCCGGTGGAGGGGAGCCGGGAGCAGGGATACTTCCGGCGGGAGGTAGGGGTACTGGTCGTCCTCGACGTACGGGAAGAGGCCGAGTGACCAGCGGCGTGAGGGCCCGCCCCGATCGCTCCGGGCCGCAGGGCAGCGCCCGCGCCGAGCGCGCCCCCGGCCTGCGGGCGACCCCCGACATCACGTAGCAGTCGGCCCGTGACGGGCCCACGTGCGGTGCGGCGCCCTGCATCGCCCCTCATCCTGACCGGAGACAATGGACCCCGTGCGCTACCGCATTCTCGGCACCACCCAGGCATTCCATGCCGACGGCACCCCTGTCGCCGTCGGCGGTTCAAGGCTGCGCGCTCTGCTGACGGTCCTCGCCCTGCGCGTCCCGCGGGCCGTTCCGGCGGCCGTGCTCGTCGACGAGGTGTGGGGCGGGGATCCGCCCGCCGACGCGACCGGTGCGCTGCAGGCCCTGGTGGGCCGGCTGCGGCGGGCGGTCGGCGCCGGGGCGATCGCCTCCGGCGACGGCGGCTACCAGCTGTGCGCCGATCCCGACCACGTCGACCTGCACCGCTTCGACCGCCTCGCGGCCGAGGGGACGGACGCCCTCGCCGACGGTGACGCGGCCAAGGCGGCGGCGATCCTGGACGACGCCCTGGCCCTCTGGCAGGGCCCTCCGCTCGCCGACCTCCCGGACCGCACGGCGGACGCGGCCCGCTGGGAGTCCCGCCGCCTGGAGGTCCGCCGCGCCAGGCTGGCCGCCGCGCTCGCCCTGGGCCGGGCCGAGCAGGTCCTTCCCGAGCTCGCCGCCCTGTGCGACGGCCACCCCCTCGACGAGCCGCTCCAGGCCCTGCGGCTGCGGGCCCTGCGTGACGCGGGCCGCCCGGCGCAGGCCCTCGCCGCGTACGACGGAGTGCGCCGCCTCATCGCGGACCGCATCGGCGCCGACCCCGGCCCCGAACTCCGCGCCCTGCACCAGGAGTTGCTGCACGCCGACGAGCCGCAGCCGCCCCCTGCCCGGACCCGGCCGCCCCGGAGACCGCAGGGCAACCTGCGGGCCAGGCTCACGTCGTTCGTCGGCCGGGAGGGCGACATCGAGGCCATCCGGGGCGACCTGGCACGGGCCCGCCTGGTCACGCTGCTCGGGCCCGGCGGCTCCGGGAAGACACGGCTCTCGCAGGAGGCCGCCGAAGCCCACGCCGACGGCGTGCCCGACGGCGTATGGCTGGCCGAACTCGCCCCGGTCGACGACCCGGACGCGGTACCGGAGGCGGTCCTCACCGCGCTCGGCGCCCGCGAGACGGTCCTGCGCGGAGCGGGCGCCGAAGAGCTGCGTGCCGTCTCGGAGTGGCACGACGACGACCCCGTCGTCCGCCTCACCGAGCACTGCGCACCGCGCCGCATGCTCCTGATCCTCGACAACTGCGAGCACGTCATCGACGCCGCTGCCCGCCTCGCGGACCGGCTGCTCGCGCACTGCCCCGGCCTGACGGTCCTCGCCACCAGCCGTGAACCCCTCGGCGTACCGGGGGAGTTGCTGCACCCCGTGGAGCCCCTGCCGGAGCCGATCGCACTGCGTCTGCTCGCGGACCGCGGTGCGGCGGCCCGGCCCGGCTTCCGCATCGAGGACGACCGGCCGGCGGCGGCCGAGATCTGCCGACGCCTCGACGGCCTGCCGCTGGCCATCGAACTGGCCGCGGCCCGCCTGCGCATGCTCACCCCCCGGCAGATCGCCGACCGCCTCGACGACCGCTTCCGCCTCCTGACGAACGGCGCCCGCACGGTCCTGCCCCGCCAGCAGACCCTGCGCGCGGTGGTCGACTGGTCCTGGGACCTCCTGGACGCCCCCGAACGCACCGTGCTCC
This Streptomyces sp. NBC_01283 DNA region includes the following protein-coding sequences:
- a CDS encoding exo-alpha-sialidase, which encodes MADETSVPFRAGREGYASFRIPAVVRTRSGTLLAFCEGRVGSQADFGNIDVVLKRSSDGGRTWGPLQVVAQNGTNLAGNPAPVVLDTGRILLVHVRNAAAATEDAIRRGKVSAANGRRIWVRHSDDDALTWSAAREITGQVKKTNWRWYATTPGHAIQLTGTAATGRVVVPANHSLPPSGTDDGTEGKYNGGHCLLSDDHGQTWRIGYVDDNTDGYVNVNETTAAELPDGRLYFNTRNDSPSPGTRADAHSLDGGRSLLKPFRPQAGLVGPVVECGVLQLRTPDVLLFSGPADPGFRALMTVRRSRDGGTTWQDAYTVDGLPAAYSDLVRVDDGTVGLLYETGDFSAYETITFRRIPVAALA
- a CDS encoding DUF6578 domain-containing protein encodes the protein MTLWDVMYDDWQMECCGTPFSVGDEVAWQLEGGPDLYSVERHGEEAPDTVGRVRSIRMVTRGFARAAGTNTFEPVPGEEWLRSVEACPKWFTDPVEGSREQGYFRREVGVLVVLDVREEAE
- a CDS encoding site-2 protease family protein, which codes for MTTAPTRSSDRRISPVFLGIAAVTAVSGWAAWTGFADNPGLAVFLFVTAAWIVSLCLHEYAHARTALHSGDISVGAKGYLTLNPLKYTHALLSIVLPVLFVIMGGIGLPGGAVFIERGRIRGKWKHSLISAAGPLTNVLFAVVCTAPFWLDSLSGVPDTFRFALAFLALLQVTAAILNSLPIPGLDGYGVIEPWLSYKIRRQVEPFAPFGLIAVFGILWIPEVNGAFFDAIDAILRGLGVGDLETYCGQDFYRFWDGDPSQSCTLNS
- the npdG gene encoding NADPH-dependent F420 reductase encodes the protein MTSNDSVQKPPAKDPWELPDVSGLVVGVLGGTGDQGRGLAYRLARAGQKVIIGSRAAERARTAADELGLGVEGAENAECARRSDIVIVAVPWDGHGKTLEALREELSGKLVIDCVNPLGFDKKGAYALKPEEGSAAEQAAALLPDSRVTAAFHHLSAVLLQDAAVEEIDTDVMVLGEVRADTDIVQALAARIPGMRGVFAGRLRNAHQVESLVANLISVNRRYKAHAGLRVTDV